A region from the Sphaerodactylus townsendi isolate TG3544 linkage group LG01, MPM_Stown_v2.3, whole genome shotgun sequence genome encodes:
- the LOC125441638 gene encoding calmodulin-alpha isoform X1 has product MADQLTEEQIAEFKEAFSLFDKDGDGTITTKELGTVMRSLGQNPTEAELQDMINEVDADGNGTIDFPEFLTMMARKMKDTDSEEEIREAFRVFDKDGNGYISAAELRHVMTNLGEKLTDEEVDEMIREADIDGDGQVNYEGKEAYWELEI; this is encoded by the exons ATG GCTGACCAGCTGACAGAGGAGCAGATTGCAG AGTTCAAGGAGGCCTTCTCCCTCTTCGACAAGGATGGCGACGGCACTATCACCACCAAGGAACTTGGCACAGTTATGCGCTCCCTGGGGCAGAACCCCACGGAGGCTGAATTGCAAGACATGATCAATGAGGTGGACGCTGATG GGAACGGCACCATTGACTTCCCAGAATTCCTCACTATGATGGCCCGGAAGATGAAGGACACAGACAGCGAGGAAGAGATCCGCGAGGCCTTCCGGGTCTTTGATAAA GATGGGAACGGCTATATCAGCGCTGCAGAGCTGCGTCATGTCATGACCAACTTGGGCGAGAAGCTGACAGATGAGGAAGTCGACGAGATGATCCGGGAAGCAGACATAGACGGGGACGGACAAGTCAATTATGAAGGTAAGGAAGCTTATTGGGAGTTGGAGATCTAG
- the LOC125441638 gene encoding calmodulin-1 isoform X2 gives MADQLTEEQIAEFKEAFSLFDKDGDGTITTKELGTVMRSLGQNPTEAELQDMINEVDADGNGTIDFPEFLTMMARKMKDTDSEEEIREAFRVFDKDGNGYISAAELRHVMTNLGEKLTDEEVDEMIREADIDGDGQVNYEEFVQMMTAK, from the exons ATG GCTGACCAGCTGACAGAGGAGCAGATTGCAG AGTTCAAGGAGGCCTTCTCCCTCTTCGACAAGGATGGCGACGGCACTATCACCACCAAGGAACTTGGCACAGTTATGCGCTCCCTGGGGCAGAACCCCACGGAGGCTGAATTGCAAGACATGATCAATGAGGTGGACGCTGATG GGAACGGCACCATTGACTTCCCAGAATTCCTCACTATGATGGCCCGGAAGATGAAGGACACAGACAGCGAGGAAGAGATCCGCGAGGCCTTCCGGGTCTTTGATAAA GATGGGAACGGCTATATCAGCGCTGCAGAGCTGCGTCATGTCATGACCAACTTGGGCGAGAAGCTGACAGATGAGGAAGTCGACGAGATGATCCGGGAAGCAGACATAGACGGGGACGGACAAGTCAATTATGAAG